Proteins encoded by one window of Lactobacillus sp. ESL0684:
- a CDS encoding glycerol-3-phosphate acyltransferase — protein MAHFWALIIGYLFGNLLFAMLVGRFWLHQDPTKVGSGNPGTANVGAVFGKKWGIITCIGDVTKSIAALLIVHYFLPGRLNLLYTGLGLVLGHCFPIWNHFQGGKGVTIAAILTISYDLKAGALSLLVALLLMIWLKNLTIPPLTFMLLFTLYEFTQFTQAGVVLAIITLVMGYKFRFDLRDFFTGQAKRVDVLTTVKKKLGQLME, from the coding sequence ATGGCGCACTTTTGGGCTTTAATAATTGGATATTTATTTGGAAATTTGCTGTTTGCTATGTTGGTGGGCCGTTTTTGGTTGCATCAGGATCCGACTAAAGTTGGCTCAGGCAATCCCGGTACGGCTAATGTTGGTGCTGTTTTTGGCAAAAAATGGGGTATTATTACTTGCATTGGTGATGTTACTAAAAGTATCGCTGCTTTATTAATTGTGCATTATTTTTTACCAGGAAGACTAAATTTGCTGTATACTGGTTTAGGTTTAGTATTAGGTCATTGCTTTCCAATTTGGAATCATTTTCAGGGTGGTAAAGGTGTAACTATCGCTGCTATTTTGACTATTAGCTATGATCTAAAGGCTGGTGCTCTTAGCTTATTGGTTGCCCTACTACTGATGATTTGGCTAAAAAACCTAACTATCCCTCCATTAACCTTTATGTTATTGTTTACACTTTATGAGTTTACACAGTTCACACAAGCAGGGGTGGTTTTAGCGATAATTACTCTGGTCATGGGGTATAAGTTCAGGTTTGATTTACGTGACTTTTTTACAGGGCAGGCTAAACGTGTTGATGTTTTAACCACTGTTAAGAAAAAACTTGGTCAGTTAATGGAATAA